The genomic segment GTGGCTGCGCCGAGCTTCTTGCAGCAGCTGCTGATGTGCGCCTTCACGGTGCGTACCGTAATGGTCAAGGCGTCGGCGATCTCGTCGCTGGATCGCCCGACGGCCGCGAGCGTCAGCACCTCGCGCTCACGCGAGGACAGTACGAGCTGCGGAGCCTCGGGCCGGCCGCGCAGCGCCAGCACCCGGTCGAAGGCGTAAAGCGCCATGAGGTGGAGCGCGGGGAGATCGCGCTCCGGCAGGTCGATCTCGGCGCCGCCGAACCACACCTGGCCGGTGCGGCCCGCTGGCGAGATGACCGGGATCACCACGCCATCCACCATGCCAAAGTCGCGGGCGCGTCGCACGAGCTCGACGGCGCGCGGCTCCCGTTCCGGATCGTACGGCGCTTCCCTGAACCAGCGGAACGGCTGAAGCGTTGTCCTGCAATGACGCAGCGCAGGATCGTGCCACACATACTGCGCCTCGGAATACATATCGAGAAAGCCGGCCGGCAACCGTTCGGCGAGAACCGCCTCGCGCGGCTGTTCGGTCGACAGCGGGGCGACATATGAAGTACAGAAATAGTCGAAGCCGTGCTGGCCGAGCGTGCGGCTCATCGCATCCAGAATGCTCGCGGCGTCCGGAAGCTGCCGCACCGTCTCGACGAAATCGAATGCGCGACTGCGGACCACGTCCATCGGCGGCCTACGATCAGGCTTTGAGGGATCGGCGCTACGCTACCCTTCCAGGCACCGAGTGTAGGACGCCAAGGCCGCAACTGCAATCTGCGCGAATTTGCCACGCTCGGAGGGCATCGCCGACGTCCGGCCCCGGTGTGATCACCGGGCCGGCTGCGCCGCCAGGCGGTCGCGAATCTCTGCTGCGATCTCGAACGAGCGCAGCCGCGCGGCGTGGTCGTAGATCTGCCCCGTCGTCATCAATTCGTCCGCGCCGGTCTCGGCGATCAGCGCCTTCAGCTTCGCTTCGACCATATCGGGCGAGCCGACCGCGGAGCACGACAGCGACTGGCCGACCATGGCCTTCTCAGCCGGCGACCACAGCGCCTCCATGTCGTCGACCGGCGGCGGCAACGGGCCGGGCGTGCCGCGGCGCAGGTTGATGAACTGCTGCTGCAGCGAGGAGAACATCCGCTGCGCCTCCGCGTCGCTCTCGGCCGCGAAGACGTTACGCCGACCATCGCATAGGGCTTGTCGAGCTGTGCCGAGGGCTCGAAGCGCGCGCGATATTCGCGCAGCGCCGGCATCATCATCTGCGGCGCGAAATGCGAGGCAAAGGCGAAGGGCAGGCCGAGCATCGCGGCAAGCTGCGCGCCAAACGTGCTCGATCCCAAAATCCACGGCGGCACCTTGGTCCCCATGCCGGGCACGGCGCGGATCGCCTGGTTCGGCTGCACGTCGCCGAGCAGCGCCTGCAGCTCCAGCACGTCATGCGGAAAGTTCTCGGACGTGGTGGCGAGGTCGCGCCGCAGCGCCCGCGCGGTGAACTGGTCGGTGCCCGGCGCCCGCCCGAGCCCGAGATCGATCCGTCCGGGATAGAGCGATTCCAGCGTGCCGAACTGCTCGGCGATGACCAGCGGCGAGTGGTTCGGCAGCATGATCCCGCCGGAGCCGACGCGGATCGTCTTCGTGC from the Bradyrhizobium sp. WBAH42 genome contains:
- a CDS encoding LuxR family transcriptional regulator, coding for MDVVRSRAFDFVETVRQLPDAASILDAMSRTLGQHGFDYFCTSYVAPLSTEQPREAVLAERLPAGFLDMYSEAQYVWHDPALRHCRTTLQPFRWFREAPYDPEREPRAVELVRRARDFGMVDGVVIPVISPAGRTGQVWFGGAEIDLPERDLPALHLMALYAFDRVLALRGRPEAPQLVLSSREREVLTLAAVGRSSDEIADALTITVRTVKAHISSCCKKLGAATRTQAVMIAMRDRIISP